In Streptomyces sp. NBC_00704, a genomic segment contains:
- a CDS encoding MerR family transcriptional regulator, producing MRSSGDGTAGGAPGLGVGGSGPYPPPSSRLRPGAGYPHQAGAADHAPHRPAAVPSGEGAASMASEQIGYRGPTACAAAGITYRQLDYWARTGLVEPSVRPAHGSGTQRLYSFRDVVVLKIVKRFLDTGVSLQNIRSAVQHLRERGFSDLERMTLMSDGATVYECTSPDEVHALLQGGQGVFGIAVGVVWRDVESALSQLHGERVDTGETLVGHNPADELARRRNRAV from the coding sequence GTGAGAAGCAGCGGCGACGGTACGGCTGGGGGTGCCCCCGGACTCGGTGTCGGGGGAAGCGGTCCGTACCCTCCCCCGAGCTCTCGGTTGCGCCCGGGTGCGGGTTACCCGCACCAGGCGGGCGCGGCCGATCACGCCCCCCATCGACCGGCGGCCGTGCCGAGCGGCGAAGGGGCGGCGTCCATGGCGTCCGAACAGATCGGCTACCGCGGTCCGACGGCCTGCGCGGCAGCGGGCATCACCTACCGCCAACTGGACTACTGGGCCCGCACCGGGCTCGTCGAGCCGAGCGTGCGGCCCGCGCACGGATCCGGCACCCAGCGGCTGTACAGCTTCCGGGACGTCGTCGTCCTGAAGATCGTGAAGCGTTTCCTGGACACCGGGGTGTCGCTGCAGAACATCCGCAGCGCCGTCCAGCACCTGCGCGAGCGCGGGTTCAGCGACCTGGAGCGCATGACGCTGATGAGCGACGGCGCGACCGTGTACGAGTGCACCTCGCCGGACGAGGTCCACGCCCTGCTCCAGGGCGGGCAGGGCGTGTTCGGGATCGCCGTGGGCGTGGTGTGGCGAGACGTGGAGAGCGCGCTGTCGCAGTTGCACGGGGAGCGCGTGGACACGGGGGAGACGCTCGTCGGGCACAATCCGGCGGACGAGCTGGCGCGTCGGCGCAATCGGGCCGTCTGA
- a CDS encoding TOBE domain-containing protein: protein MTMSIRNQLPGTVTAVQTGEVMATVRIRLDGGQDLTAAITLEAAHQLGLAPGTAVHALVKSTEVALAAGQVAGLSIRNRLPGTITGLTVGEVMASVKITLEGALLTAVITKEAATDLGLFVGSDVVALIKATEVAVATA, encoded by the coding sequence ATGACCATGAGCATCCGCAACCAGCTCCCCGGCACCGTGACCGCCGTCCAGACAGGCGAGGTCATGGCCACCGTCAGGATCCGCCTCGACGGAGGGCAGGACCTCACGGCGGCCATCACCCTGGAGGCCGCGCACCAGCTCGGTCTCGCCCCGGGCACCGCCGTGCACGCCCTGGTGAAGTCGACCGAGGTGGCCCTGGCCGCCGGGCAGGTCGCCGGCCTGTCCATCCGCAACCGGCTCCCCGGCACGATCACCGGACTCACCGTGGGCGAGGTCATGGCCTCGGTGAAGATCACGCTGGAGGGCGCCCTGCTCACGGCGGTGATCACCAAGGAGGCGGCGACCGACCTGGGGCTCTTCGTGGGTTCCGACGTCGTGGCGCTGATCAAGGCGACCGAAGTGGCCGTGGCGACGGCGTAG
- a CDS encoding DUF881 domain-containing protein — protein MSLLTNVMDHSLDDGYAEAAARKATEGAGGLPRTARAKLVLAAGLVLAALVVTVGAVQARVAAPVVAKEREELIDRIDRETEAADNLESTVDKLRDDVSDRQRKALEHSGGGERADLVGILAGAVEVHGPGVKLVVDDAKEASSGGGGGPRETAGFSDTGRVRDRDMQRVVNGLWASGAEAVSINGQRLTALSAIRAAGEAILVDNKPLVPPYTVLAVGDGKNLSTRFQDSADGLYLNALQENYGIRTAISVVDDVRLPAAPSVIVRTAQPRTEKDAS, from the coding sequence ATGTCGCTGCTCACCAACGTGATGGACCACAGCCTCGACGACGGCTACGCCGAGGCGGCCGCGCGTAAGGCGACCGAGGGTGCCGGGGGCCTGCCGAGGACGGCGCGGGCGAAGCTCGTTCTGGCCGCGGGGCTGGTGCTCGCGGCCCTGGTGGTCACTGTGGGCGCGGTGCAGGCGCGGGTCGCGGCTCCGGTCGTCGCCAAGGAGCGCGAGGAGCTGATCGACCGCATCGACCGCGAGACCGAGGCGGCCGACAACCTGGAGAGCACGGTCGACAAGCTCCGCGACGACGTGAGCGACCGGCAGCGGAAGGCGCTCGAGCACAGCGGCGGCGGCGAGCGGGCGGACCTGGTGGGGATCCTGGCCGGTGCCGTCGAAGTGCACGGTCCCGGAGTGAAGCTGGTGGTGGACGACGCCAAGGAGGCCAGCTCGGGCGGTGGCGGCGGCCCGCGCGAGACCGCGGGCTTCTCCGACACCGGCCGCGTTCGTGACCGTGACATGCAGCGGGTGGTCAACGGCCTGTGGGCCTCGGGCGCCGAAGCCGTGTCGATCAACGGACAGCGGCTGACGGCGCTGTCGGCGATCAGGGCCGCGGGTGAGGCGATACTGGTCGACAACAAGCCGCTCGTGCCGCCGTACACGGTGCTGGCGGTGGGGGACGGGAAGAACCTGAGCACGCGGTTCCAGGACAGCGCGGACGGGCTGTACCTGAACGCTCTGCAGGAGAATTACGGGATCCGGACGGCCATCTCGGTGGTGGACGACGTCCGGCTGCCCGCCGCACCGAGTGTGATCGTACGTACTGCACAGCCGAGAACTGAGAAGGACGCATCGTGA
- a CDS encoding PRC-barrel domain-containing protein, with the protein MQTDIDPRNLIGRKAFDRNGTKIGTVDEVYLDDATGVPEWAAIRTGLFTRDAFVPLEPSELVEGALRIPFDRALIKDAPDFGVGRHLSPEQELQLYHHYGLDLGSPPPLPDHDFGRLAGTDDG; encoded by the coding sequence GTGCAGACCGACATCGATCCGCGCAACCTGATCGGCCGCAAGGCGTTCGACCGCAACGGCACCAAGATCGGCACCGTCGACGAGGTCTACCTGGACGACGCGACCGGCGTGCCGGAGTGGGCGGCCATACGCACGGGTCTTTTCACCCGCGACGCCTTCGTCCCCCTGGAGCCCAGCGAACTGGTCGAGGGCGCCCTGCGCATCCCGTTCGACCGGGCCCTGATCAAGGACGCCCCGGACTTCGGCGTGGGCCGCCACCTCTCCCCGGAGCAGGAACTCCAGCTCTACCACCACTACGGTCTCGACCTGGGCAGCCCTCCCCCGCTGCCCGACCACGACTTCGGGCGGCTGGCCGGCACGGACGACGGCTGA
- a CDS encoding DNA polymerase IV — MRNAPTILHLDMDAFFAQAEQASKPSLRGKAVVVGGLGPRGVVATASYEARVFGVHSAMPTAQARRLAPNAAYLVPRFAFYRSISEQVMGLLRALSPLVEPLSLDEAFVDLEAGEAAWDGDSARLAGSRLRGDIRAVTGLTGSVGLASCKMLAKIASEQAKPDGLVLIEPGTERAMLGPLSVRTLPGVGPATGDHLRRAGITTVDEIAEAGEDELVRLLGKAHGHALYAMALARDDRPVVAERETKSVSVEDTYDVDIHDRTRVELEVHRLADRCVRRLREAGLSGRTIVLKVRRYDFSTLTRSETLRGPTDDPAVVREAAARLLDAVDTTGGVRLLGVGVSGLADFTQEDLFAQAAEERADGPEEEPAGEPVVEEAAPAERQWRPGHDVRHAELGHGWVQGSGLGRVTVRFETPESEPGRVRTFRTDDPGLEPADPLPLVRRGPDVGGGPQAAGVTGPDLGLTGWGSGNSRRDRSVT, encoded by the coding sequence GTGAGAAACGCGCCCACCATCCTGCATCTCGACATGGATGCCTTCTTCGCCCAGGCGGAGCAGGCGTCCAAGCCGAGTCTGCGCGGGAAAGCCGTGGTCGTGGGCGGTCTGGGGCCGCGCGGGGTGGTGGCGACGGCGTCCTACGAGGCGCGTGTCTTCGGAGTGCACTCCGCGATGCCCACGGCGCAGGCGCGCCGCCTGGCGCCCAACGCCGCCTATCTCGTGCCGCGCTTCGCGTTCTACCGTTCGATCAGCGAGCAGGTGATGGGGCTGCTGCGGGCGCTGTCGCCGCTGGTCGAGCCGCTGAGCCTGGACGAGGCGTTCGTGGACCTGGAGGCCGGTGAGGCCGCCTGGGACGGCGACTCCGCACGGCTGGCCGGCAGCCGGCTGCGCGGGGACATACGGGCGGTCACCGGTCTGACCGGTTCGGTGGGGCTGGCCTCCTGCAAGATGCTCGCCAAGATCGCCTCGGAGCAGGCCAAACCTGACGGCCTGGTGCTGATCGAGCCGGGCACCGAGCGGGCCATGCTCGGGCCCCTGTCCGTGCGCACGCTGCCGGGGGTCGGCCCGGCCACGGGGGACCATCTCCGGCGGGCCGGCATCACCACGGTCGACGAGATCGCCGAGGCCGGTGAGGACGAGCTGGTGAGGCTGCTGGGCAAGGCGCACGGGCACGCCCTGTACGCCATGGCGCTGGCGCGGGACGACCGGCCGGTGGTGGCCGAGCGTGAGACCAAGTCCGTGTCCGTGGAGGACACCTACGACGTGGACATCCACGACCGGACGCGGGTCGAGCTGGAGGTGCACAGGCTCGCGGACCGGTGCGTGCGCAGGCTGCGCGAGGCCGGTCTGTCCGGGCGGACCATCGTGCTGAAGGTGCGGCGCTACGACTTCTCCACGCTCACCCGGTCCGAGACGCTGCGTGGGCCGACCGACGATCCCGCGGTGGTCCGTGAGGCGGCGGCGCGGCTGCTGGACGCCGTGGACACGACCGGTGGCGTGCGGCTGCTGGGGGTCGGCGTCAGCGGCCTCGCGGACTTCACCCAGGAGGACCTGTTCGCCCAGGCCGCGGAGGAGCGTGCGGACGGGCCCGAGGAGGAACCGGCCGGTGAGCCCGTCGTCGAGGAGGCGGCGCCGGCCGAGCGGCAGTGGCGGCCCGGGCACGACGTCCGCCATGCCGAGCTGGGGCACGGGTGGGTGCAGGGCAGTGGGCTCGGCCGGGTGACGGTGCGTTTCGAGACGCCCGAGTCGGAGCCCGGGCGGGTGCGGACCTTCCGGACGGACGATCCGGGGCTGGAACCGGCGGATCCGCTGCCGCTGGTACGGCGAGGACCCGACGTGGGCGGCGGGCCGCAGGCCGCCGGAGTGACCGGTCCCGATCTCGGGCTCACGGGATGGGGATCCGGGAACTCTCGGCGAGACCGGTCAGTTACATAG
- a CDS encoding FHA domain-containing protein, with protein sequence MKLFAKLFGKSAREGGENATARHRAQPDAEGQRPLFRDQVGGQGSDISGGQGAASVDPAQAGGIGFGQPSASSAGGGFSPMSALVCTRCGNRNAENSRFCSNCGAPLRPGLTPERASETTSTISISGLEAYDAEVTGQTQLPALSPEAQAAVDALPLGSALLVVRRGPNSGSRFLLDGDLTTAGRHPQSDIFLDDVTVSRRHVEFRRNPDGTFRVADVGSLNGTYVNRERIDEVALSNGDEVQIGKYRLVFYASQQGY encoded by the coding sequence GTGAAGTTGTTTGCGAAGTTGTTCGGCAAGAGCGCGCGAGAGGGCGGCGAGAACGCGACCGCCCGTCATCGTGCACAGCCCGACGCGGAAGGCCAGCGGCCGCTGTTCAGGGACCAGGTGGGTGGTCAGGGCAGCGACATTTCCGGTGGTCAGGGCGCGGCGTCTGTTGACCCTGCACAGGCCGGCGGCATAGGTTTCGGCCAACCGTCAGCCTCGAGTGCGGGTGGAGGGTTTTCCCCTATGTCGGCCCTGGTGTGTACGAGGTGCGGTAACCGCAACGCGGAGAACAGCCGTTTCTGCTCCAACTGCGGCGCGCCGCTGCGCCCCGGGCTGACGCCCGAGCGGGCGTCGGAGACGACGTCCACGATCTCCATTTCCGGTCTTGAGGCCTACGACGCGGAGGTCACCGGCCAGACGCAGTTGCCGGCGCTGTCTCCCGAGGCGCAGGCCGCGGTCGACGCGCTGCCGCTGGGGTCGGCGCTGCTGGTGGTGCGGCGTGGCCCGAACTCGGGCAGTCGTTTCCTGCTCGACGGCGACCTCACGACGGCCGGCCGGCACCCGCAGAGCGACATCTTCCTGGACGACGTCACGGTCTCCCGTCGGCATGTGGAGTTCCGGCGCAACCCCGACGGCACGTTCAGGGTCGCGGACGTCGGCAGCCTGAACGGCACCTATGTCAACCGCGAGCGGATCGACGAGGTCGCTCTGTCGAACGGTGACGAAGTGCAGATCGGAAAGTACCGGCTGGTCTTCTACGCGAGCCAGCAGGGCTACTGA
- the gcvP gene encoding aminomethyl-transferring glycine dehydrogenase has product MTAHRIPLSELEQGIPFEQRHVGPDHEAQAKMLAHVGYGSLDELTAAAVPDVIKNADALDLPGARTEAEVLAELRSLADRNQVLAPMIGLGYYGTFTPPVVLRNVMENPAWYTAYTPYQPEISQGRLEALLNFQTMVADLTGLPTSGASLLDEGTAAAEAMALSRRMGKNKKGLFLVDADALPQTIAVIETRAEPAGVEVVVADLSDGIPAEIAEREINGVLVQYPGASGAVRDLGALVEQAHGLGALVTVAADLLALTLLKSPGELGADIAVGTTQRFGVPMGFGGPHAGYMAVHEKFARSLPGRLVGVSVDVDGNKAYRLALQTREQHIRREKATSNICTAQVLLAVMAGMYAVYHGPDGLRGIARRTHRYAAVLAAGLRAGGIDVLHGSYFDTLTVRAPGKAAQVVAGAREHGVNLHLVDADHVSVACDETTGRAQLAAVWAAFGVTGDVEALDAVTEDALPAGLLRSDAVLTHPVFHRYRSETAMLRYLRRLADRDYALDRGMIPLGSCTMKLNATTEMEPVTWPEFGQMHPFAPAEQAEGYLTLIRELEERLAEVTGYDKVSLQPNAGSQGELAGLLAVRGYHRGNGDEQRTVCLIPSSAHGTNAASAVMAGMKVVVVRTAEDGEIDVEDLRVKIEKHRDELAVLMITYPSTHGVFEEHVADICAQVHEAGGQVYVDGANLNALVGLAKPGHFGGDVSHLNLHKTFCIPHGGGGPGVGPVAVRSHLAPYLPNHPLQPAAGPETGVGPISAAPWGSAGILPISWAYVRLMGGEGLKRATQVAVLSANYVAKRLEPHYPVLYNGPGGLVAHECIIDLRPLTKATGVSVDDVAKRLIDYGFHAPTMSFPVAGTLMIEPTESEDLVELDRFCDAMIAIRAEIEKVGSGAWPAEDNPLHHAPHTAAALGGEWKHAYSREEAVFPAGVSAADKYWPPVRRIDQAFGDRNLVCSCPPLDAYED; this is encoded by the coding sequence ATGACCGCCCATCGCATTCCACTCTCCGAACTCGAGCAGGGAATCCCGTTCGAGCAGCGCCATGTAGGACCCGATCACGAGGCGCAGGCCAAGATGCTCGCTCACGTGGGCTACGGCTCGCTCGACGAGCTCACGGCCGCCGCGGTCCCGGACGTGATCAAGAACGCCGATGCGCTGGACCTGCCCGGCGCGCGCACCGAGGCCGAGGTGCTGGCCGAGCTGCGCTCCCTGGCGGATCGCAACCAGGTCCTCGCCCCGATGATCGGGCTCGGCTACTACGGCACGTTCACGCCGCCGGTCGTCCTGCGCAACGTCATGGAGAACCCCGCCTGGTACACGGCGTACACGCCGTACCAGCCGGAGATCTCGCAGGGCCGGCTGGAGGCGCTGCTGAACTTCCAGACCATGGTCGCCGACCTGACCGGACTGCCGACGTCCGGTGCGTCGCTGTTGGACGAGGGCACGGCCGCCGCCGAGGCGATGGCGCTCTCGCGGCGGATGGGGAAGAACAAGAAGGGCCTCTTCCTCGTCGACGCGGACGCGCTGCCGCAGACCATCGCCGTGATCGAGACGCGTGCCGAGCCGGCCGGCGTCGAGGTCGTCGTCGCCGATCTGAGCGACGGGATCCCGGCGGAGATCGCCGAGCGCGAGATCAACGGCGTGCTGGTGCAGTACCCGGGAGCCTCCGGCGCCGTCCGTGATCTCGGGGCGCTGGTCGAGCAGGCGCACGGTCTGGGCGCGCTCGTCACGGTCGCCGCGGACCTCCTCGCGCTGACCCTGCTGAAGTCGCCGGGGGAGCTGGGGGCCGACATCGCCGTCGGCACCACCCAGCGGTTCGGGGTGCCGATGGGCTTCGGCGGACCGCACGCCGGCTACATGGCCGTCCACGAGAAGTTCGCGCGCAGCCTGCCCGGGCGGCTCGTGGGCGTGTCCGTCGACGTGGACGGCAACAAGGCCTACCGGCTCGCGTTGCAGACGCGTGAGCAGCACATCCGGCGGGAGAAGGCCACCAGCAACATCTGCACGGCGCAGGTGCTGCTCGCGGTGATGGCGGGGATGTACGCCGTCTACCACGGGCCCGACGGGCTGCGGGGCATCGCCCGGCGCACCCACCGGTACGCGGCCGTGCTCGCCGCCGGGCTCCGGGCCGGCGGGATCGACGTCCTGCACGGCTCTTACTTCGACACGCTGACCGTGCGGGCGCCGGGGAAGGCCGCGCAGGTCGTCGCCGGGGCGCGCGAGCACGGGGTGAACCTGCACCTCGTCGACGCCGACCACGTGTCGGTCGCCTGTGACGAGACGACCGGGCGGGCGCAGCTGGCCGCGGTGTGGGCCGCGTTCGGCGTGACGGGCGACGTCGAGGCGCTCGACGCGGTCACCGAGGACGCGCTGCCCGCCGGTCTGCTGCGCTCCGACGCGGTCCTGACGCACCCCGTCTTCCACCGGTACCGCTCCGAGACGGCGATGCTGCGCTACCTGCGCCGCCTCGCCGACCGGGACTACGCGCTCGACCGCGGCATGATTCCCCTGGGCTCGTGCACCATGAAGCTCAACGCGACCACCGAGATGGAGCCGGTCACCTGGCCCGAGTTCGGGCAGATGCACCCCTTCGCACCGGCCGAGCAGGCCGAGGGCTACCTGACGCTCATCCGTGAGCTGGAGGAGCGGCTCGCCGAGGTCACCGGGTACGACAAGGTGTCGTTGCAGCCGAACGCCGGGTCGCAGGGCGAGCTGGCCGGGCTGCTCGCCGTGCGCGGCTACCACCGGGGCAACGGCGACGAGCAGCGGACCGTGTGCCTGATCCCGTCCTCCGCGCACGGGACCAACGCGGCCAGCGCGGTGATGGCGGGCATGAAGGTCGTCGTCGTGAGGACCGCCGAGGACGGCGAGATCGACGTCGAGGACCTCCGTGTGAAGATCGAGAAGCACCGGGACGAGCTCGCGGTGCTGATGATCACCTACCCGTCGACGCACGGGGTGTTCGAGGAGCACGTCGCCGACATCTGCGCTCAGGTGCACGAGGCCGGCGGGCAGGTCTACGTCGACGGCGCGAACCTCAACGCGCTGGTCGGGCTGGCCAAGCCGGGGCACTTCGGCGGTGACGTCTCCCACCTGAACCTGCACAAGACGTTCTGCATCCCGCACGGCGGCGGCGGTCCGGGAGTCGGCCCGGTCGCCGTACGGTCGCACCTCGCGCCCTATCTGCCCAACCACCCGCTGCAGCCCGCCGCGGGCCCGGAGACCGGCGTGGGACCGATCTCCGCGGCTCCCTGGGGTTCCGCGGGGATCCTGCCGATCTCCTGGGCCTATGTGCGGCTCATGGGCGGCGAGGGCCTCAAGCGGGCCACCCAGGTGGCGGTGCTCAGCGCGAACTACGTCGCCAAGCGGCTGGAGCCGCACTACCCCGTGCTCTACAACGGGCCGGGCGGGCTGGTGGCGCACGAGTGCATCATCGACCTGCGGCCGCTGACCAAGGCGACCGGTGTGAGCGTCGACGACGTCGCCAAGCGGCTGATCGACTACGGCTTCCACGCGCCGACGATGTCGTTCCCGGTGGCGGGGACGCTGATGATCGAGCCGACCGAGTCCGAGGACCTCGTCGAGCTGGACCGGTTCTGCGACGCGATGATCGCGATCCGCGCGGAGATCGAGAAGGTCGGCTCGGGTGCATGGCCGGCCGAGGACAACCCGCTGCACCACGCCCCGCACACCGCCGCCGCCCTGGGCGGGGAGTGGAAGCACGCGTACTCGCGTGAGGAGGCCGTCTTCCCGGCCGGGGTGTCGGCCGCCGACAAGTACTGGCCGCCGGTGCGCCGGATCGACCAGGCCTTCGGCGACCGGAACCTGGTCTGCTCGTGCCCGCCGCTGGACGCGTACGAGGACTGA
- a CDS encoding nucleotidyltransferase domain-containing protein — translation MNVDGERCAERAAGVSPQRAAEMGSVTGRVARWAAGRGDAAGLLLVGSCARGAARADSDVDLLLLSTAPDGYAADDAWLRELSLGEVVRVRAWGPLTEWRHRTGSGLEVELCVGPADWARTDPVDAGTRRVVTDGARPLYDPAGMLEALIRACG, via the coding sequence ATGAACGTCGACGGGGAGCGGTGCGCGGAGCGGGCTGCCGGGGTGTCGCCGCAGCGGGCGGCCGAGATGGGTTCGGTGACGGGCCGGGTGGCGCGGTGGGCCGCCGGTCGCGGCGACGCGGCCGGTCTGCTGCTCGTCGGGTCGTGTGCGCGGGGGGCGGCGCGCGCCGACTCCGACGTCGATCTGCTGCTGCTGTCGACGGCGCCCGACGGGTACGCGGCCGACGACGCCTGGCTGCGGGAGCTGTCCCTGGGCGAGGTGGTGCGGGTCCGTGCCTGGGGGCCGCTGACCGAATGGCGGCATCGCACCGGGTCCGGTCTGGAGGTGGAGCTGTGCGTCGGTCCCGCCGACTGGGCGAGAACCGATCCGGTCGACGCCGGCACACGAAGAGTCGTCACGGACGGAGCCCGGCCGCTGTACGACCCGGCCGGGATGCTGGAGGCGCTGATACGGGCCTGCGGCTGA
- the ftsR gene encoding transcriptional regulator FtsR produces MLRTPRGGAGHGTAPADGDPMSIGAVLNALRDEFPEVTVSKIRFLESEGLVEPQRTPSGYRKFSARDVERLGHVLRMQRDHYLPLKVIREHLDAMERGEAAPLPTVGRQRDGETAVEPSDGPTVARLGRAELLAAAGIGERELEEWESYGLVVPLEGGVYDAEAATVAALVAELGRFGIEPRHLRVMKAAADREAGLVDQVVAPLKRHRNPQTRVLAEARTKEIAGLTVRLHTALVQTALGVRLP; encoded by the coding sequence ATGCTTCGAACACCGAGGGGCGGTGCCGGACACGGCACCGCCCCCGCGGACGGCGATCCGATGAGCATCGGCGCGGTGCTGAACGCGTTGCGTGACGAGTTTCCCGAAGTGACCGTCTCCAAGATCCGTTTCCTGGAGTCGGAAGGGCTCGTCGAGCCGCAGCGGACCCCTTCGGGGTACCGCAAGTTCAGCGCGCGGGACGTCGAACGCCTCGGCCATGTGCTGAGGATGCAGCGGGACCACTATCTGCCGCTCAAGGTCATCCGTGAGCATCTGGACGCCATGGAGCGCGGCGAGGCCGCGCCGCTGCCCACCGTGGGCCGGCAGCGCGACGGCGAGACCGCCGTGGAGCCGTCGGACGGCCCCACCGTCGCCCGCCTCGGCCGCGCCGAGCTGCTGGCGGCCGCGGGGATCGGTGAGCGCGAACTCGAGGAGTGGGAGTCGTACGGGCTCGTCGTGCCGCTGGAGGGCGGGGTCTACGACGCCGAGGCCGCCACGGTGGCCGCGCTCGTCGCCGAGCTGGGCCGCTTCGGGATCGAGCCGAGGCACCTGCGGGTGATGAAGGCCGCCGCCGACCGGGAGGCCGGGCTCGTGGACCAGGTGGTGGCTCCGCTGAAGCGTCACCGCAATCCGCAGACGAGGGTCCTGGCGGAGGCCCGCACCAAGGAGATCGCGGGGCTCACGGTGCGGCTGCACACGGCATTGGTGCAGACCGCGCTCGGGGTGCGGCTGCCCTGA
- a CDS encoding small basic family protein, which translates to MIAVLGLVVGVVAGLLVQPEVPAAVVPYLPIAVVAALDAVFGGLRAMLDGIFDDKVFVVSFLSNVVVAALIVFLGDELGVGSQLSTGVVVVLGIRIFSNAAAIRRHVFRA; encoded by the coding sequence GTGATCGCCGTACTGGGCCTCGTCGTGGGAGTCGTGGCCGGACTGTTGGTCCAGCCCGAGGTTCCGGCAGCCGTCGTGCCGTATCTGCCGATCGCCGTGGTGGCGGCGCTGGACGCCGTGTTCGGCGGACTGCGGGCCATGCTCGACGGCATCTTCGACGACAAGGTGTTCGTGGTGTCGTTCCTGTCGAACGTGGTGGTGGCCGCGCTGATCGTCTTCCTGGGCGACGAGTTGGGCGTGGGATCGCAGCTGTCGACGGGTGTGGTCGTCGTCCTCGGGATCCGGATCTTCTCCAATGCCGCGGCGATCCGCCGGCACGTGTTCAGGGCGTGA
- a CDS encoding DUF881 domain-containing protein, which produces MGNQDENDDTPEYRLRKELPDEVPVAAPADGTAAEPAEPALTGRQRLVQGLWPPRVTRAQLIVALLLFGLGFGLAVQVASNSDSGNALRGARQEDLVRILDELGDRTQRLEDEKQGLEKQQQELENSSDQAEEARKQTVEKQRQLGILAGTVAAQGPGITMTIEDTKGTVEADMLLDAIQELRAAGAEAIQVNGVRVVAGTYLTESGKGVSVDGNKIDAPFRFKVIGNPQDLEPALNIPGGVVQTLEKEQATATVERSDKIVVDALRAAKRPDYARSSDR; this is translated from the coding sequence ATGGGGAACCAGGACGAGAACGACGACACGCCCGAATACCGGCTGCGCAAGGAACTGCCGGACGAGGTTCCCGTGGCCGCGCCCGCGGACGGCACGGCCGCCGAGCCGGCAGAGCCCGCGCTGACCGGCCGGCAGCGGCTGGTGCAGGGGCTGTGGCCGCCGAGAGTCACCCGGGCCCAACTCATCGTCGCCCTGCTGCTTTTCGGTCTCGGCTTCGGGCTGGCCGTCCAGGTCGCGTCCAACAGCGACAGCGGCAACGCCCTGCGCGGCGCGCGTCAGGAAGATCTTGTTCGCATCCTCGATGAACTCGGGGACCGAACTCAGCGTCTTGAGGACGAGAAGCAGGGCCTCGAGAAGCAGCAGCAGGAGTTGGAGAACAGCTCCGACCAGGCGGAAGAGGCCCGCAAGCAGACCGTCGAGAAGCAGAGGCAACTCGGCATTCTGGCGGGGACGGTCGCCGCGCAGGGGCCGGGCATCACGATGACCATCGAGGACACGAAGGGGACGGTCGAGGCCGACATGCTGCTCGACGCGATCCAGGAGCTGCGTGCGGCCGGGGCCGAGGCGATCCAGGTGAACGGCGTGCGCGTGGTCGCCGGGACCTATCTGACGGAATCCGGCAAGGGCGTGAGCGTCGACGGGAACAAGATCGACGCGCCCTTTCGTTTCAAGGTCATCGGCAACCCGCAGGATCTCGAGCCGGCGCTGAACATCCCGGGAGGTGTGGTGCAGACTCTGGAGAAGGAGCAGGCCACCGCGACCGTCGAGCGTTCCGACAAGATCGTCGTGGACGCCTTGCGAGCAGCGAAGCGGCCTGACTACGCTCGGTCGTCGGACCGGTGA
- a CDS encoding bifunctional nuclease family protein yields the protein MNELDVVGVRVEMPSNQPIVLLREVGGDRYLPIWIGPGEATAIAFAQQGMAPARPLTHDLFKDVLEAVGQELTEVRITDLREGVFYAELVFASGVEVSARPSDAIALALRTGTPIYGSDTVLDDAGIAIPDEQEDEVEKFREFLDQISPEDFGTSNQ from the coding sequence GTGAACGAGCTCGATGTCGTAGGTGTCCGAGTCGAGATGCCCTCCAACCAACCGATCGTGCTGCTGCGTGAAGTGGGAGGCGACCGCTACCTTCCCATCTGGATCGGACCGGGCGAGGCGACGGCGATCGCCTTCGCCCAGCAGGGCATGGCTCCCGCACGGCCGCTGACCCACGATCTGTTCAAGGACGTGCTGGAGGCCGTCGGCCAGGAGCTCACCGAGGTGCGCATCACGGATCTGCGTGAGGGCGTCTTCTACGCGGAGCTGGTCTTCGCGAGCGGGGTCGAGGTGAGCGCGCGGCCGTCGGACGCCATAGCGCTGGCGCTGCGCACCGGAACGCCGATCTACGGCAGTGACACGGTGCTCGACGACGCGGGGATCGCCATCCCGGACGAGCAGGAGGACGAGGTGGAGAAGTTCCGCGAGTTCCTCGACCAGATCTCGCCCGAGGACTTCGGCACCAGCAACCAGTAG